Proteins encoded in a region of the Oscillospiraceae bacterium MB24-C1 genome:
- a CDS encoding sodium/glutamate symporter, with product MEFTPYSMLIDFCLMSVFLFIAQILRSKLKFLQNFYIPSSLLAGFMALFCGPQFLNIAPFSAKTGSYAYLLVCVLFAGLFLGKTETTSVAKIINKVGDTFLINMSSEIIGFAIPMVVGGAILLALFPNVFPELSILLPAGFTGGHGYAAAIGGTLNNLLGRDDAVIIGQTFATFGLLSGIFGGIISINYATRKGATKLIKSIGSLPESCKTGLVPAGERKSIGEETVHPMSIDPLAWHVVLVLIATGMGYGAYQLYKPYAPNIEVPMMCLTMLAGVLIQSILNKTGYGSYVDKHAIDRIGSGVTDYLVGFGIATIKISVVLNFLWPIIIMCIIGMTWAFTLVFFVGRKLFRNFWFERSIFIFGYITGVVAIGVTLLRIVDPENKSGTLDDFGTAYTLQSIIELFIVTMVPVFAVSLGVIPVGLTLLAIGVGMLLLCRFKYGAYKMPMDALREGEAEIIATVE from the coding sequence ATGGAATTTACCCCATATTCAATGCTCATAGACTTTTGCTTAATGTCGGTATTCCTATTCATTGCACAAATTTTGCGCAGCAAGCTAAAATTCCTCCAGAATTTTTATATTCCCAGCTCTTTGTTGGCAGGATTTATGGCACTGTTCTGCGGCCCCCAGTTTTTGAACATTGCCCCCTTTAGCGCGAAAACTGGTTCTTATGCCTATCTTTTGGTATGCGTGTTGTTTGCAGGTCTGTTTCTCGGAAAAACTGAGACAACTAGTGTCGCAAAAATTATCAATAAGGTCGGCGACACCTTCTTGATCAACATGTCAAGCGAAATTATCGGCTTCGCTATTCCAATGGTTGTAGGCGGCGCTATTCTACTGGCTCTGTTCCCTAACGTGTTCCCCGAGCTATCAATTCTGTTGCCTGCAGGTTTTACCGGTGGTCACGGTTATGCGGCAGCAATTGGTGGAACGCTCAACAATCTGCTTGGACGTGACGATGCTGTTATTATTGGCCAAACCTTTGCAACGTTTGGCTTGTTATCCGGTATTTTTGGTGGTATTATTTCGATAAACTATGCCACTAGAAAGGGCGCGACCAAGCTGATTAAAAGCATCGGATCGCTACCCGAGTCCTGCAAAACAGGCCTGGTTCCTGCCGGCGAGCGCAAATCAATCGGCGAAGAAACCGTTCATCCCATGTCTATTGACCCCCTGGCCTGGCATGTTGTACTAGTACTTATTGCCACAGGCATGGGCTATGGTGCTTATCAGCTTTATAAGCCGTATGCCCCCAATATCGAGGTTCCGATGATGTGCCTGACCATGCTGGCGGGCGTGCTCATCCAAAGCATCTTAAACAAAACCGGCTATGGCAGTTATGTTGATAAGCATGCGATCGACCGCATCGGAAGCGGTGTCACCGACTACCTTGTAGGCTTTGGTATAGCCACAATAAAAATTTCTGTCGTACTTAATTTCCTCTGGCCCATTATCATCATGTGTATAATCGGTATGACCTGGGCGTTCACTCTGGTATTTTTTGTTGGCAGAAAACTTTTCAGAAACTTTTGGTTTGAGCGTTCAATTTTCATCTTCGGCTATATCACCGGTGTTGTTGCCATTGGCGTCACCCTGCTGAGAATTGTCGACCCAGAAAATAAAAGCGGAACGCTTGACGATTTTGGAACAGCCTATACGCTACAATCGATTATTGAGCTGTTTATCGTGACAATGGTTCCGGTATTTGCGGTAAGCTTAGGCGTTATTCCTGTCGGCCTGACTCTACTTGCAATTGGTGTTGGCATGCTACTGCTTTGTCGCTTTAAGTATGGCGCTTACAAAATGCCTATGGACGCTTTGCGTGAGGGTGAAGCAGAGATTATAGCTACGGTAGAGTAA
- a CDS encoding alpha/beta fold hydrolase, translating into MKQRDIIFYSEGSKMVGTIYLPDDYKEGEKRPGIVANSGWTGLNKVYPAMFARAFTKYGYVVMGFDYRGFKPSGGISGMDKYTTLEMEVDDVNNAVTFFKHQPEVDADHIALIGWGVGGAVCVNAAYRDKTVKAVATLNSFTDGRRWMRMGMGNDKFNKMLRALEDDKLKRVTTGDPVLRHPYEFYPNIDESGDFYVDSTLKKLNGGLEDTIQGDYNEPFPTPMSSIIAESFVRFNVQDILPKLAPDCAVFVGHGKYNELHDREEADDAYRLANEPKALYFVEGKHNEWMFDEDPKLHGLCSAINDFFKANI; encoded by the coding sequence ATGAAACAACGTGATATTATTTTCTACAGCGAAGGCAGCAAAATGGTAGGTACTATCTATCTTCCCGATGATTATAAAGAAGGCGAAAAGCGCCCTGGAATCGTCGCGAACTCCGGCTGGACGGGACTGAATAAAGTTTATCCCGCCATGTTTGCAAGAGCTTTTACCAAATACGGTTATGTGGTCATGGGATTTGACTACCGCGGCTTTAAACCCTCTGGCGGCATCAGCGGCATGGATAAGTACACGACGCTGGAGATGGAGGTTGACGACGTCAACAACGCTGTGACCTTCTTTAAACACCAGCCCGAGGTCGATGCCGACCATATTGCACTCATTGGCTGGGGCGTCGGTGGCGCGGTTTGTGTAAACGCTGCCTACCGTGACAAAACTGTTAAGGCAGTCGCTACGCTCAACTCCTTTACCGACGGCAGACGCTGGATGAGAATGGGCATGGGCAACGATAAATTTAATAAGATGCTGCGTGCACTCGAAGATGACAAGCTCAAGCGCGTCACCACCGGAGACCCTGTACTCCGTCACCCCTATGAGTTCTATCCCAACATCGACGAAAGTGGCGACTTTTACGTTGACAGCACGCTCAAAAAGCTCAACGGTGGCCTGGAAGACACCATTCAGGGTGATTATAACGAGCCCTTCCCCACTCCGATGTCCAGCATAATCGCAGAATCCTTTGTGCGCTTTAACGTCCAGGATATTCTGCCTAAGCTCGCCCCTGATTGCGCTGTATTTGTCGGCCACGGAAAATACAACGAGCTGCATGACCGCGAGGAAGCGGATGACGCTTACCGTTTGGCGAATGAACCCAAAGCGCTGTATTTCGTAGAGGGCAAGCACAACGAGTGGATGTTTGACGAAGATCCCAAGCTCCATGGTCTGTGCAGTGCAATCAATGACTTTTTTAAAGCAAACATTTAA
- a CDS encoding EFR1 family ferrodoxin (N-terminal region resembles flavodoxins. C-terminal ferrodoxin region binds two 4Fe-4S clusters.), giving the protein MKFNTICAAFFSPTDTTKKIVTAIANTLASSLDVPCELFDFTLPAARENPKAFSPDTLVVFGTPVYAGRVPNVLLKYLNTLQGNGAAAVPVVLYGNRNYDDALIELRDILETDGFHTVAAGAFIGEHSFSKTLAGGRPDASDMEKAEGFAKSVAQKLANTTTLSDIPEIAVEGNPKPYGKGYYRPLDENGNFIDIRKVKPLTNEDCINCKLCVAVCPMGSISAENVREFTGICIKCGACIKKCPVHAKYYVDGGYLFHKEDLERRFTRRAEPETFL; this is encoded by the coding sequence ATGAAGTTCAACACCATTTGCGCAGCATTTTTTAGCCCGACAGATACAACAAAAAAGATCGTGACAGCCATTGCAAATACATTGGCATCATCGCTAGATGTTCCTTGTGAGCTGTTTGATTTTACTCTTCCAGCGGCAAGGGAAAACCCCAAGGCGTTTTCGCCCGATACGCTGGTGGTGTTCGGAACGCCGGTCTATGCGGGCCGAGTGCCGAATGTCCTTTTAAAATATCTTAATACGCTACAAGGCAACGGTGCAGCTGCTGTTCCCGTTGTACTTTATGGTAACCGCAACTATGACGATGCTTTGATTGAGTTGCGGGATATTTTAGAAACCGACGGCTTTCACACCGTTGCGGCCGGCGCATTTATCGGTGAACATTCTTTTTCAAAAACTTTGGCGGGTGGCCGCCCCGATGCATCGGACATGGAAAAGGCTGAAGGTTTTGCAAAATCAGTGGCACAAAAGCTTGCCAACACTACGACGCTCTCGGATATTCCCGAAATTGCGGTGGAGGGGAATCCCAAGCCCTATGGCAAGGGCTATTACCGTCCGCTTGACGAAAATGGCAACTTCATCGATATTCGTAAAGTTAAGCCGTTGACCAACGAAGACTGTATCAACTGTAAACTCTGTGTTGCTGTCTGTCCAATGGGGTCTATCAGCGCTGAGAACGTTCGTGAATTTACTGGCATCTGCATCAAGTGTGGTGCGTGTATCAAAAAGTGTCCCGTACACGCCAAATATTATGTTGATGGGGGATACCTCTTCCACAAGGAGGATCTGGAAAGACGCTTTACAAGAAGAGCCGAGCCGGAAACATTTTTGTGA
- a CDS encoding YjiH family protein, whose protein sequence is MQTETVSKKASSLAIFKFFACSLIGIFMFFVSVPYNGKNSIPLDHLTTIIRTALGGNQKYVALAIMIIGAVMPFVKKTWNKSPIDIFFSVFKILGVICGVMYIWHLGPAFLHENPDLFPFLFNTLCCSLAFLIPLGSLFLAFLTDYGLMEFIGVFMQPFMRKLWKTPGRSAVDAVASFVGSYSLALLITDKVYQSGKYTKKEAAIIASGFSTVSATFMVVVARTLDLMDRWNFYFWSTLVITFTVTAIVARVFPTSKIPDEYMDNVVPDPEEVIKTNRLKKAFNEAIAVTENSGSIVHNVLRSAKDGGRMISTILPTIMSIGLAGMLLAIFTPIFNIIGYVFYPFTLAMQIPEALVTAQALATGIAEMFLPAAFLIGASIQARYVVAVTCISEIIFFSAVVPCILSTKIPIKITDLMIIWVERVILSILLAGAVAIIVF, encoded by the coding sequence ATGCAAACGGAAACGGTTTCAAAAAAGGCAAGTTCTCTAGCTATATTTAAGTTCTTTGCCTGCAGCTTGATTGGCATTTTCATGTTCTTTGTTTCTGTACCCTATAATGGTAAAAATTCTATTCCGTTGGACCATTTGACGACTATTATCCGAACAGCCTTGGGAGGCAACCAAAAATATGTGGCTCTGGCCATTATGATAATTGGCGCCGTTATGCCCTTTGTCAAAAAGACGTGGAATAAAAGCCCGATCGATATCTTTTTCTCGGTTTTTAAAATTCTAGGTGTTATTTGCGGTGTAATGTACATATGGCATTTAGGACCGGCGTTTCTTCATGAAAACCCCGATTTATTCCCATTCCTATTCAACACCCTTTGTTGTTCGCTGGCATTTTTAATACCGCTTGGTTCGTTGTTTCTCGCTTTTTTGACCGACTATGGTCTGATGGAGTTTATAGGTGTTTTTATGCAGCCATTTATGCGCAAACTCTGGAAAACACCCGGGCGATCTGCAGTTGATGCCGTAGCTTCCTTTGTGGGCAGTTATTCTCTGGCGCTGTTGATCACCGACAAAGTGTATCAAAGCGGCAAATATACCAAAAAAGAGGCGGCGATTATCGCTTCCGGATTTTCGACCGTATCTGCCACTTTTATGGTTGTGGTTGCCCGCACGCTGGATCTGATGGACAGATGGAATTTTTATTTCTGGTCCACGCTTGTGATTACTTTTACGGTGACCGCAATTGTTGCAAGGGTGTTCCCGACATCTAAAATTCCGGACGAATATATGGATAACGTGGTGCCGGATCCCGAGGAAGTTATCAAAACCAATCGCTTAAAGAAAGCTTTTAACGAAGCAATTGCCGTCACTGAAAATTCTGGCTCGATCGTACACAATGTCCTACGCAGTGCCAAGGATGGCGGTCGAATGATCAGCACCATTTTGCCGACCATTATGTCAATAGGCTTAGCCGGTATGCTTCTGGCGATATTTACACCGATATTCAATATCATCGGGTATGTTTTCTATCCGTTTACCCTAGCTATGCAAATTCCTGAAGCACTGGTTACAGCTCAGGCGCTGGCTACCGGTATCGCAGAAATGTTCCTGCCGGCAGCGTTTCTTATCGGTGCTTCTATTCAGGCGCGTTATGTCGTTGCTGTTACCTGTATTTCCGAAATTATATTTTTCTCGGCGGTGGTTCCTTGCATTCTTTCCACTAAAATTCCTATAAAAATTACCGACCTTATGATCATCTGGGTGGAACGTGTGATATTGTCTATTCTTCTGGCTGGCGCGGTTGCCATCATTGTATTCTAA
- a CDS encoding NAD(P)-dependent oxidoreductase, producing MTYDVIHFEALGAEAAHLKEATVLSQENGCLPKDLKYLITPDTVQDFLEKNPDVVLPKIISTKTHSVLPKAYLDGVKKSIITRSAGYDHYEALANRANIASLRNYCVGAVAQTAIKFMYATLGLLNEYMACTKSFERNKVESFMEISPQRVATVFGVGNIGKRIYDLVAANGLYAQAVDIRQNILAEQYNHQIRFVSKEKAIANSDVIINAMNLTRIPSSPFYNANYFSEEILSKAKPGLCFINVTRGEIAPESGLLKLYDKGIIAGLGLDVFTDEEEFSKSVTKESSCTTADCAASKIIMQRALDHSANMYVQPHQGFNSDLAVVAKAREAVHHLEAWYRNNGRSFDEQLPYYHIGKIPLEALV from the coding sequence ATGACCTATGATGTAATACATTTCGAGGCACTAGGCGCAGAGGCAGCGCATCTTAAAGAGGCGACCGTCCTATCTCAAGAAAATGGCTGTCTGCCCAAAGACTTGAAATATTTGATAACGCCCGACACCGTGCAGGATTTTCTGGAGAAAAACCCCGATGTGGTTTTACCAAAGATCATCAGCACTAAAACCCATTCGGTACTACCAAAAGCTTATTTAGACGGCGTTAAAAAAAGCATCATTACCCGAAGCGCAGGCTACGATCATTACGAAGCATTGGCAAACCGGGCGAATATTGCATCGCTACGCAACTACTGTGTGGGCGCGGTCGCGCAGACGGCAATTAAATTTATGTATGCGACGCTTGGGCTTCTCAACGAATATATGGCTTGCACAAAAAGCTTTGAGCGCAACAAGGTAGAGTCCTTTATGGAGATTTCTCCGCAGCGAGTGGCCACAGTTTTTGGTGTGGGTAACATTGGCAAGCGCATTTATGATCTGGTCGCGGCAAATGGCCTTTATGCACAAGCGGTCGATATTCGGCAGAATATTCTGGCAGAGCAATATAACCACCAGATACGTTTTGTCAGCAAAGAAAAAGCTATTGCCAACAGCGATGTTATTATTAACGCAATGAACTTGACGCGAATCCCAAGCAGTCCCTTTTACAATGCCAATTATTTTTCCGAAGAGATACTTTCCAAAGCAAAACCGGGCCTGTGTTTTATTAATGTCACCCGCGGCGAAATAGCCCCCGAATCCGGTCTGCTTAAGCTTTACGATAAAGGTATTATTGCCGGTCTTGGGTTGGACGTTTTCACTGATGAGGAAGAGTTCTCCAAAAGCGTCACAAAAGAAAGCTCCTGCACAACGGCCGATTGCGCCGCTTCAAAAATCATCATGCAGCGCGCACTGGATCATAGCGCCAATATGTATGTCCAGCCGCATCAGGGCTTTAATTCAGATTTAGCGGTTGTCGCAAAAGCGCGTGAGGCTGTCCATCATTTAGAGGCATGGTATCGAAACAATGGGCGCAGCTTTGACGAGCAACTACCTTATTATCACATAGGCAAAATTCCGCTGGAAGCCCTTGTCTGA
- a CDS encoding sodium/glutamate symporter, with protein MTLWTVFIDVGLMGGLLLIGQLMRAKLKIFQKLLIPPALIAGFLALLFGPNGLGYLPFSEGLGTYASVLIVLIFAAMPIGDKPNKEALSGPAIGGMFFNITGIVVLQYAVGMFLTVYVLNHFYDLNPGFGLMMATGFYGGHGTAAAVGQAYNTLGWEEASALGYTTATVGIIGGIILGVVIINWGTRKGYTSYVTSPKNLPASMRTGLIQPEDQLPSTKTTVSTICLDPMAFHLAVVLLPSLAGYYLSQYLKPIIGVSIPAFCTALLFGFIINAIFNRTGAHKYIDRGSISRISGASTDFLMISGIGSLKLGVVVKYAIPLLVVCLTGFAINWLWFLLVGKYASPKDWFERNMMVWGHATGVAATGVMLQRVVDPDLKSRGIEDSGIADLFNRPIVVGLQVIPPLVMTSMSALGPHIVTWACFGIVAVMFIASYLFKWWRPIARKPLKAVQAVDN; from the coding sequence ATGACATTGTGGACGGTTTTTATCGATGTTGGACTGATGGGCGGGCTGTTGCTCATAGGTCAGCTCATGCGAGCAAAGTTGAAAATTTTTCAAAAGCTTTTAATTCCACCAGCATTGATCGCCGGATTTCTTGCATTACTTTTTGGGCCAAACGGTCTGGGCTATCTCCCCTTTTCCGAAGGTCTGGGTACATATGCCAGCGTATTGATTGTTTTAATTTTTGCAGCTATGCCCATCGGTGATAAACCGAACAAAGAGGCACTTTCCGGCCCGGCTATCGGCGGTATGTTTTTTAATATTACCGGAATTGTTGTGCTGCAATATGCCGTTGGTATGTTCCTGACTGTCTATGTGCTAAACCATTTTTACGATTTGAATCCTGGTTTCGGCCTGATGATGGCGACCGGGTTCTACGGCGGGCATGGTACAGCTGCCGCTGTCGGTCAGGCCTACAATACGTTGGGCTGGGAAGAGGCTTCAGCACTGGGCTATACCACCGCGACGGTGGGTATTATCGGTGGTATTATTTTAGGTGTGGTGATAATTAACTGGGGAACTCGAAAAGGCTATACCAGCTATGTGACCTCGCCTAAAAATTTGCCCGCCTCAATGCGAACCGGCTTAATACAGCCTGAAGACCAACTGCCTAGCACCAAAACGACAGTATCCACCATTTGTCTGGATCCGATGGCCTTTCATCTGGCAGTTGTTTTATTGCCCTCTTTGGCAGGCTATTATCTAAGCCAATATCTTAAGCCAATAATCGGTGTTTCAATTCCCGCCTTTTGCACAGCTTTGTTGTTTGGTTTTATTATCAATGCCATCTTTAATCGAACTGGTGCGCATAAATACATCGACCGCGGCAGCATTAGCCGCATCAGCGGAGCCTCCACAGACTTTTTGATGATTTCGGGCATCGGATCGCTCAAACTGGGAGTTGTGGTTAAATATGCCATCCCGCTGCTGGTTGTTTGTTTAACCGGGTTTGCAATAAACTGGCTGTGGTTTCTTTTGGTTGGCAAGTATGCTTCCCCAAAAGATTGGTTTGAGCGCAACATGATGGTTTGGGGACACGCTACTGGCGTTGCAGCTACCGGTGTTATGTTGCAGCGTGTCGTTGACCCCGATTTAAAATCGCGTGGTATCGAAGATTCCGGCATCGCGGATCTGTTCAATCGGCCTATTGTTGTCGGCTTACAAGTGATACCACCACTTGTTATGACTTCAATGTCCGCACTGGGACCGCATATTGTAACCTGGGCGTGTTTTGGCATTGTAGCTGTGATGTTTATCGCCTCTTACCTTTTCAAATGGTGGCGGCCTATCGCAAGAAAACCTCTCAAGGCGGTACAGGCTGTCGACAATTGA
- a CDS encoding AraC family transcriptional regulator, translated as MIRCNYEIHSSRNDTYSMERPHFHEDVEITLCTSGEGIFFLEPEIYPLHRGQLFLIVPATLHRSVANDSYRSRVLRVPTSLLEEISTSQSNFAGCTQQYGRVQVNLDEAQTRELEEMYDKLEAPGSKQFGGDMQRFILLMDFLVKSFSYFVTGEATPTNINMELANMKPVIKYIQEHLAESLSLDTIAAHFFISKFYLCRNFRLATGFSVRDYIIHCRILRARALLRNGYRVQETGELVGFHNNEHFIRTFKKLTGVSPKRYAKEYLFSDKDAQSLDSTA; from the coding sequence ATGATTCGGTGTAACTATGAAATCCATTCCAGCCGCAACGACACCTACTCGATGGAGCGCCCGCATTTCCATGAAGACGTCGAGATTACGCTTTGCACCTCGGGAGAAGGTATATTTTTTTTAGAACCCGAAATCTATCCGTTGCATCGCGGCCAACTCTTTTTAATTGTGCCTGCAACATTGCACCGCAGTGTGGCCAACGACTCTTACCGCAGTAGGGTTCTACGCGTTCCTACCAGCCTACTTGAAGAGATATCTACATCGCAAAGTAATTTTGCTGGCTGTACCCAGCAATACGGCAGGGTACAGGTTAATCTGGACGAGGCGCAAACTCGCGAGCTTGAGGAAATGTATGACAAACTGGAAGCGCCAGGTAGCAAACAATTTGGCGGCGATATGCAACGCTTTATTTTACTCATGGATTTTTTAGTGAAAAGCTTTTCTTATTTTGTGACCGGTGAAGCTACACCGACCAACATCAACATGGAACTGGCCAATATGAAACCGGTTATCAAATACATACAGGAACATTTAGCAGAATCACTTTCCTTGGATACCATTGCGGCACATTTTTTCATCAGCAAATTTTATCTTTGCCGCAATTTTAGATTGGCCACCGGTTTTAGCGTAAGAGATTATATTATCCATTGCCGTATACTCAGGGCCAGGGCGTTGCTGCGCAACGGTTACCGCGTTCAGGAAACCGGTGAGCTTGTTGGATTTCATAACAACGAGCATTTTATACGCACTTTCAAAAAGCTTACCGGAGTTTCTCCAAAGCGCTACGCTAAAGAATATCTTTTCAGCGACAAAGACGCGCAATCACTTGACTCCACGGCCTGA
- a CDS encoding formate--tetrahydrofolate ligase, whose product MSYLSDIEIAQACSMKRIGEIADTAGVAEDYLELYGKHKAKVDYKLLEEVKKPDGKLILVTAINPTPAGEGKTTTTIGLADGLRKIGKNAVVALREPSLGPVFGVKGGAAGGGYAQVVPMEDINLHFTGDFHAIGAANNLIAAMLDNHIYQGNTLNIDPRRITWRRCVDMNDRQLRNVIDGLGGRVNGCPREDGYDITVASEIMAVLCLSNDIGDLKQRLARVIVGYTYADEPVTVGDLKAAGAAAALLKDALKPNLVQTLEGTPAFIHGGPFANIAHGCNSVMATKMALRLSDYAVTEAGFGADLGAEKFLDIKCRMSGLTPSAVVVVATVRALKHHGGVPKATLNNENLSALSEGLPNLLRHVANITAVYGLPCIVAINRFPTDSEAELALVAEKCHAVGVNVALSEVWGKGGEGGVTLAREVVRLCEQPSQFTFAYEDDLSIEQKIESIVKKVYRGDGVVLTPNAKKQAKKLTELGFDALPVCMAKTQYSFSDNPALLGAPSGFLITVKNLKISAGAGFIVALTGDIMTMPGLPPVPAAEKIDVDDSGRISGLF is encoded by the coding sequence ATGAGCTATTTATCCGATATTGAAATTGCGCAGGCGTGCAGTATGAAACGCATTGGGGAGATTGCGGATACTGCAGGGGTTGCGGAGGACTATCTTGAGCTTTACGGTAAGCACAAAGCGAAGGTAGATTATAAGTTACTTGAAGAGGTTAAAAAACCGGATGGCAAATTGATTTTGGTGACCGCCATAAACCCCACCCCGGCGGGTGAAGGTAAGACCACCACCACCATAGGACTGGCCGACGGGCTGCGTAAAATCGGTAAAAACGCGGTGGTTGCACTGCGTGAGCCGTCTTTGGGACCGGTGTTCGGTGTCAAGGGCGGCGCTGCGGGTGGCGGTTACGCACAGGTGGTGCCGATGGAGGACATCAACCTGCATTTTACCGGCGATTTTCATGCCATAGGTGCTGCAAACAACTTGATTGCAGCCATGCTCGACAACCATATCTATCAGGGCAACACGCTGAATATTGACCCCAGACGCATCACCTGGCGGCGGTGTGTCGATATGAATGACCGCCAGCTGCGCAACGTGATAGACGGTCTTGGCGGGCGGGTAAATGGCTGCCCAAGAGAGGACGGATATGATATTACCGTTGCCTCTGAGATCATGGCGGTACTGTGTCTGTCAAACGACATCGGTGATCTCAAGCAGCGCCTTGCCCGTGTCATTGTGGGTTATACCTATGCAGACGAGCCTGTGACGGTTGGTGATTTAAAGGCGGCGGGTGCGGCCGCAGCGCTTTTGAAAGATGCGCTCAAACCCAACCTGGTGCAGACGCTGGAGGGCACACCCGCTTTTATTCATGGCGGGCCGTTTGCTAACATTGCGCATGGCTGCAACTCGGTTATGGCCACTAAAATGGCACTACGCCTGAGCGACTATGCTGTCACCGAGGCGGGATTTGGTGCTGATCTGGGTGCTGAAAAATTCCTCGATATCAAATGCCGCATGTCGGGGTTGACGCCTTCGGCGGTGGTCGTTGTGGCGACTGTGCGCGCCTTAAAGCATCATGGCGGCGTACCGAAGGCGACGCTCAACAACGAAAATCTGTCTGCCCTGAGCGAGGGGTTGCCTAATCTGCTGCGCCATGTTGCCAATATCACGGCGGTTTATGGCTTGCCCTGTATCGTTGCTATCAACCGGTTCCCGACCGACAGTGAGGCCGAGCTGGCGCTGGTGGCTGAAAAATGCCACGCCGTCGGCGTGAATGTTGCGCTCTCAGAGGTTTGGGGCAAGGGCGGGGAAGGCGGCGTAACACTGGCGCGTGAGGTTGTCCGCCTGTGCGAACAGCCGTCACAGTTTACCTTTGCCTATGAGGATGATTTGAGCATCGAGCAGAAAATAGAAAGCATTGTCAAAAAAGTTTATCGCGGCGATGGTGTTGTTCTCACCCCCAACGCGAAAAAACAGGCGAAAAAGCTCACTGAGTTGGGCTTTGATGCGCTTCCGGTCTGTATGGCAAAAACGCAGTACAGCTTTTCGGATAACCCAGCTTTGCTGGGCGCACCGAGTGGCTTTTTGATCACGGTAAAAAATTTAAAGATTTCTGCCGGCGCGGGCTTTATTGTTGCGCTGACAGGTGATATAATGACCATGCCGGGGTTGCCGCCCGTGCCTGCCGCAGAGAAAATCGACGTTGATGATTCGGGCAGAATCTCGGGGTTGTTTTAA
- a CDS encoding folate family ECF transporter S component, translating into MRSKSAFKIANIALLIALEIVLSRFLSISTPIVKISFSFVPLSMLAMLYGPFYAAAGAAIADIIGVALFPLGAYFPGYTLTAALTGLTYGLLLYQKPKSWGRIVLAVLIVGLVLNLGLNTVWIQMTTGKAYMALLVPRIVKSLTMVPIMVLIIRFAWEKLCPLATKFAE; encoded by the coding sequence ATGAGATCCAAATCCGCTTTTAAGATTGCAAACATCGCGTTGCTGATTGCTCTGGAAATTGTACTTTCCCGGTTTCTGTCTATCAGCACACCAATTGTTAAAATCAGCTTTTCGTTTGTACCACTTTCAATGTTGGCCATGCTCTATGGGCCGTTTTACGCGGCCGCAGGTGCGGCGATTGCCGATATTATTGGCGTCGCGCTTTTCCCGCTGGGGGCCTATTTCCCAGGGTATACCCTGACAGCGGCGCTGACAGGGCTGACCTATGGACTATTGCTTTATCAAAAGCCAAAGTCGTGGGGGCGTATTGTTTTAGCGGTGCTGATTGTCGGCCTGGTGCTCAATCTCGGGCTTAACACCGTCTGGATTCAGATGACCACCGGCAAGGCTTATATGGCGCTTTTAGTGCCGCGAATTGTCAAGTCCCTGACCATGGTGCCAATTATGGTGCTGATAATCCGATTTGCATGGGAAAAGCTCTGCCCACTGGCGACAAAATTTGCCGAATAA
- the pyrH gene encoding UMP kinase, with product MGLKYKRVLLKLSGEALAGGAHFGLDYKTVLSICKSIKECVDVGAQVAIVVGGGNFWRGRDNGGMERTRADHIGMLATVMNSLSLADALESLGVETRVQTAIAMQSIAEPYIRNKAVRHMEKGRVVIFGCGTGNPFFSTDTAAALRSAEINADVILMAKMVDGVYNDDPKKNPNAKRYDQISFSEILNKELAVIDSTAASLCRDNRMPVLIFSLQDPHNIVRAIQGDEIGTILREEA from the coding sequence ATGGGTCTAAAATACAAAAGAGTGCTGCTCAAATTAAGCGGTGAAGCGCTGGCGGGCGGCGCGCATTTTGGTCTGGACTATAAAACGGTGCTTTCTATTTGTAAAAGTATAAAAGAATGTGTAGATGTTGGCGCACAGGTTGCCATTGTCGTCGGTGGCGGTAACTTCTGGCGCGGTCGCGATAACGGCGGCATGGAGCGCACAAGAGCCGATCATATCGGCATGCTGGCTACAGTGATGAACTCACTTTCTTTGGCTGATGCGCTTGAATCGCTCGGGGTAGAAACCCGCGTACAGACTGCGATTGCCATGCAGTCCATCGCCGAGCCTTATATCCGCAATAAGGCGGTTCGTCATATGGAAAAGGGCAGGGTCGTCATCTTTGGCTGTGGCACCGGCAACCCCTTCTTTTCTACCGATACGGCTGCGGCATTGCGCTCGGCCGAGATCAATGCCGATGTTATTCTTATGGCCAAGATGGTCGACGGCGTTTATAATGACGACCCAAAGAAAAACCCCAACGCCAAGCGGTATGATCAGATATCTTTTTCTGAAATTCTTAACAAGGAACTGGCGGTAATTGATTCCACCGCCGCTTCACTTTGTCGCGATAACCGTATGCCTGTCTTGATTTTTTCCCTGCAGGATCCGCACAATATTGTCAGAGCGATACAGGGAGATGAAATAGGGACTATTTTGAGGGAGGAAGCTTAG